A single window of Castor canadensis chromosome 3, mCasCan1.hap1v2, whole genome shotgun sequence DNA harbors:
- the Rdh10 gene encoding retinol dehydrogenase 10 — MNIVVEFFVVTFKVLWAFVLAAARWLVRPKEKSVAGQVCLITGAGSGLGRLFALEFARRRALLVLWDINTQSNEETAGMVRHIYRDLEAADAAALQAGNGEEEILPHCNLQVFTYTCDVGKRENVYLTAERVRKEVGEVSVLVNNAGVVSGHHLLECPDELIERTMMVNCHAHFWTTKAFLPTMLEINHGHIVTVASSLGLFSTAGVEDYCASKFGVVGFHESLSHELKAAEKDGIKTTLVCPYLVDTGMFRGCRIRKEIEPFLPPLKPDYCVKQAMKAILTDQPMVCTPRLMYIVTFMKSILPFEAVVCMYRFLGADKCMYPFIAQRKQASNNNEAKNGI, encoded by the exons ATGAACATCGTGGTGGAGTTCTTCGTGGTCACTTTCAAAGTGCTCTGGGCGTTCGTGCTGGCCGCCGCGCGCTGGTTGGTGCGGCCCAAGGAGAAGAGCGTGGCCGGCCAGGTGTGCCTCATCACCGGCGCCGGCAGCGGCCTGGGCCGCCTCTTTGCTCTGGAGTTTGCCCGGCGCCGGGCGCTGCTGGTGCTCTGGGACATCAACACGCAGAGCAACGAGGAGACGGCGGGCATGGTGCGCCACATCTACCGCGACCTGGAGGCGGCCGACGCCGCTGCGCTGCAAG CTGGGAATGGTGAGGAAGAAATTCTGCCCCACTGTAACTTGCAGGTTTTTACCTACACTTGTgatgtggggaagagggagaatgtcTACCTGACGGCTGAAAGGGTGCGCAAGGAGGTTGGCGAGGTCTCAGTCCTGGTCAATAATGCTGGTGTGGTCTCTGGACATCACCTTCTGGAATGTCCCGATGAGCTCATTGAGAGAACCATGATGGTCAATTGCCACGCACACTTCTGG ACCACTAAGGCCTTTCTTCCTACGATGCTGGAGATTAATCACGGACACATTGTGACAGTTGCAAGTTCCTTGGGATTGTTCAGTACTGCTGGAGTTGAG GATTACTGTGCCAGTAAATTTGGAGTTGTGGGTTTTCACGAATCCCTGAGCCATGAGCTAAAGGCTGCGGAAAAGGATGGAATTAAAACTACCTTGGTTTGTCCTTACCTTGTAGACACTGGCATGTTCAGAGGCTGCCGAATCAG aaaagaaattgAGCCATTTTTGCCCCCACTGAAGCCTGACTACTGTGTGAAGCAGGCCATGAAGGCCATCCTCACTGACCAGCCCATGGTCTGCACCCCCCGCCTCATGTACATCGTGACATTCATGAAGAG CATCCTTCCATTCGAAGCAGTTGTGTGCATGTATCGGTTCCTAGGAGCAGACAAGTGTATGTACCCCTTTATTGCTCAAAGAAAACAAGCCTCAAACAATAATGAAGCAAAAAATGGAATCTAA
- the Rpl7 gene encoding large ribosomal subunit protein uL30 has translation MEGAEEKKKKVPAAPKTLKKKVPAVPETLKKKRRNFAELKVKRLRKRFAQKMLRKARRKLIYEKAKHYHKEYKQMYRTEIRMARMARKAGNFYVPAEPKLAFVIRIRGINGVSPKVRKVLQLLRLRQIFNGTFVKLNKASVNMLRIVEPYIAWGYPNLKSVNELIYKRGYGKINKKRIALTDNSLIARSLGKFGIICMEDLIHEIYTVGKRFKEANNFLWPFKLSSPRGGMKKKTTHFVEGGDAGNREDQINRLIRRMN, from the exons ATGGAGGGTGCCGA agagaagaaaaagaaggtacCTGCTGCGCCCAAAACCCTTAAGAAAAAGGTTCCTGCTGTGCCAGAAACCCTTAAGAAAAAGCGAAGGAACTTCGCAGAGCTGAAGGTAAAGCGCCTGAGAAAGAGGTTTGCTCAGAAAATG CTTCGAAAGGCAAGGAGGAAGCTCATCTATGAAAAAGCCAAGCACTACCACAAGGAATATAAGCAGATGTACAGAACTGAGATTCGCATGGCTCGGATGGCAAGAAAAGCTGGCAACTTCTACGTACCTGCAGAACCCAAGTTGGCGTTTGTCATCAGAATCAGGGG TATCAATGGTGTGAGCCCGAAGGTCCGcaaggtgctgcagcttcttcgCCTTCGCCAAATCTTCAATGGCACCTTTGTTAAACTCAACAAGGCTTCAGTTAACATGCTGAGGATCGTGGAACCATATATTGCATGGGG GTACCCGAACCTGAAGTCAGTAAATGAACTAATTTATAAGCGTGGTTATGGCAAAATCAATAAGAAGCGAATTGCCTTGACAGATAACTCTTTGATTGCTCGCTCTCTTG GCAAATTTGGCATCATCTGCATGGAGGATTTGATTCATGAGATCTATACTGTTGGAAAACGCTTCAAGGAAGCAAATAACTTCCTCTGGCCCTTCAAATTGTCTTCTCCACGAGGTGGTATGAAGAAAAAGACAACTCATTTTGTAGAAGGTGGAGATGCTGGCAATAGAGAAGATCAGATCAACAGGCTTATTAGAAGGATGAACTAA